In Candidatus Zixiibacteriota bacterium, the following proteins share a genomic window:
- the sthA gene encoding Si-specific NAD(P)(+) transhydrogenase, whose protein sequence is MEHSTYDLVVIGSGPAGEKAAVEAAGFHKRVAIVERQSVQGGVCLHTGTIPSKTLRETVVYIAGLRQRSVYGLVPPTVLNVTPRELMYRKDQVIREELEVIHQNMSRLGIEVIHGTGRIEDPHTVSVTSGDGRPRTLNAGVIVISTGTRSYRPANIDFDGKYVYDAETVLDLDIIPRTLTIIGGGVVGCEYASIFSHLGIRVTIVDTRDRLLPFLDNEIAEALSYLMRKYGVTLVLKETADQIVVENGQTITTVRSGRRIVSDRLLYAAGRCGNVEGLGLDRLGITTDDRGLIMVNERYQTSVPNIYAVGDVVGFPSLASVSMDQGRLAARHAFGRGDISCLNSLLPFGIYTIPAVSIVGETEQSLAASGQNYAIGTARYYELARGQIINDHDGMLKILFDPESKRILGVHIIGERATELVHIGQAVMSLGGNLDYFIETVFNYPTLAEAYKVAALDGLTRLSYRQ, encoded by the coding sequence ATGGAACACAGCACTTATGATTTAGTAGTAATCGGCTCCGGTCCGGCCGGAGAGAAAGCAGCGGTCGAGGCGGCCGGCTTTCACAAACGCGTGGCAATTGTGGAACGCCAATCGGTGCAGGGGGGAGTCTGCCTGCACACCGGTACTATACCGTCCAAAACACTTCGCGAAACGGTGGTTTATATCGCCGGGCTGCGGCAGCGTTCAGTTTACGGCCTGGTGCCGCCTACGGTGCTCAACGTGACCCCGCGCGAACTGATGTACCGCAAGGATCAGGTCATCCGCGAGGAACTGGAAGTTATTCACCAGAATATGAGCCGCCTCGGTATCGAGGTCATCCACGGCACCGGGCGGATCGAAGATCCCCATACGGTGAGTGTGACCTCCGGCGATGGCCGGCCGCGGACGCTCAACGCCGGTGTGATTGTCATCTCCACCGGCACCCGCTCGTATCGCCCGGCCAATATAGACTTTGACGGCAAGTACGTTTACGATGCCGAGACCGTGCTCGATCTCGATATTATCCCGCGTACACTGACCATCATCGGCGGCGGCGTGGTCGGCTGTGAATATGCATCGATATTCTCCCATCTTGGCATCCGCGTGACCATTGTCGACACTCGCGATCGACTCCTGCCGTTTCTTGACAACGAAATCGCCGAGGCGCTGTCGTACCTGATGCGTAAGTACGGAGTGACACTCGTACTCAAGGAGACCGCCGATCAGATCGTTGTTGAGAACGGCCAGACAATTACGACTGTCCGCTCGGGGCGGAGAATTGTTTCCGATCGGCTTTTGTACGCGGCGGGAAGATGCGGCAATGTCGAGGGACTCGGTTTGGATAGACTCGGTATAACGACCGATGACCGCGGACTGATCATGGTGAACGAACGGTATCAGACCAGCGTCCCCAACATATACGCGGTCGGCGACGTAGTCGGGTTCCCGTCGCTGGCGTCAGTGTCGATGGACCAGGGGCGCCTGGCCGCGAGACATGCGTTCGGGCGCGGCGATATCAGTTGCCTGAACAGCCTGCTGCCCTTTGGCATCTACACGATTCCGGCGGTTTCGATCGTAGGCGAGACAGAGCAGTCCCTGGCCGCTTCCGGCCAGAATTATGCCATCGGCACGGCCCGTTACTATGAGCTGGCGCGCGGCCAGATAATAAATGACCACGACGGGATGTTGAAGATATTGTTCGATCCCGAGTCAAAACGTATTCTCGGTGTCCATATCATAGGCGAACGTGCCACAGAACTGGTGCATATCGGGCAGGCGGTGATGTCACTCGGGGGGAATCTCGACTACTTTATTGAAACCGTGTTCAATTATCCCACCCTCGCTGAGGCTTACAAAGTTGCAGCTCTGGACGGCCTCACGCGGCTGAGTTATCGGCAGTAG
- a CDS encoding TonB-dependent receptor, whose amino-acid sequence MVLQRRLTLTLVAPLLFVLMVASGQVHATVTGKISGVVIDAQTGKPVEGATVSVVSSNLATKTDEDGEYFIINIPIGEYDLAVTHVGYERVAKKEVRVLVDLTTPVDFEVKQATAELANEVVVYATAPLIQKDLTASRMIFTEERLKNLPNITTVQAILTKYPGVVSDQDYQLHIRGGRSGQLSYYYDGFSVQDPFFATSGIRIVPTALGELSLTSGGFSAEYGEALSGVVSAVTKEGGPDYKGNLRFFKGATHPYDIYSAEWGRLKTVSSHSIAGNFSGPVPGLDQKRYNFFASGEYLRDNGYLPHNWLNSYVGISKFTMQPLPRLKVKTNVSVEQSDGATYTHRDVNNRSYDFNLDGLPVWEQDAYLVGMVSNYAVNDWSIASLTYNQFYTERQSGPAHLKGVYWKDWPGYSEDANGVYNGTIDDDNYGSDIDWTDPMQVTGFTVGDDFEPTYAYRQTRYHSLSGSYVAQVDKRNQIKTGFEYRRYHVEWDKKQFYNDQPYGEKYSSRPKLASVYIEDKLEQRDFVVNIGLRYDYRDADISYNATPEDTIARYEQAESKSRLAPRLGVSFPVSDRTALHFNYGVYYQAPQYRFLYTNLQGDRTSGLPILGNPNLEPEETVAYEIGADHMIGNQLRLDVTAYYKDIEDLVTTREVGQLSTYPVTRYVNEDYGTVTGFDVSLEKLPVSGHLSGSISYGFMIAKGNSSDANEPYYTYLTSNTDTLPPLSQYALDFDQRHTVTAVLDYRVPAGWKGNWLGLGIPGAWGISMVGYFGSGLPYSRTDADGNRLGERNENRLPATYSVDMRFNKDFFMGRAGRILTFFVEVDNLFNRKNVLDVYSRTGLPDDDANIQGAGLSLDEDELNKYDELFDHDPQNFSPPRTIRTGLELTF is encoded by the coding sequence ATGGTTTTGCAGAGACGGCTGACACTAACGCTTGTTGCGCCGCTGCTGTTTGTACTCATGGTGGCATCCGGTCAGGTACACGCGACCGTGACAGGGAAAATCTCCGGGGTTGTTATTGATGCCCAGACAGGTAAACCGGTAGAAGGGGCAACGGTATCCGTGGTTTCCAGCAATCTGGCGACCAAAACGGACGAGGACGGCGAGTACTTCATCATCAACATTCCCATAGGGGAGTACGACCTGGCGGTTACCCATGTGGGTTACGAGCGGGTCGCCAAGAAGGAGGTGCGCGTCTTGGTAGACCTGACAACGCCGGTCGATTTCGAGGTGAAGCAGGCTACAGCCGAACTGGCCAATGAGGTGGTGGTATACGCCACCGCGCCGCTCATTCAAAAGGACCTGACGGCATCGCGCATGATCTTCACCGAGGAAAGGCTGAAGAACCTGCCGAACATCACCACGGTGCAGGCGATTCTGACGAAATACCCGGGCGTAGTCAGCGACCAGGACTACCAGTTGCACATTCGTGGGGGGCGCTCGGGGCAACTGTCGTACTATTATGACGGCTTCTCCGTTCAGGATCCGTTCTTTGCAACGTCGGGGATAAGAATCGTGCCCACGGCGCTAGGCGAACTGTCGCTTACCTCGGGAGGATTCTCGGCCGAGTACGGTGAAGCCCTTTCGGGTGTGGTCAGCGCTGTCACCAAGGAAGGCGGCCCTGATTATAAAGGCAACCTGCGTTTCTTCAAAGGCGCCACCCATCCGTACGACATCTATTCCGCCGAGTGGGGCAGGCTGAAGACCGTCTCCTCTCATTCGATTGCCGGAAACTTCTCAGGTCCGGTCCCGGGGTTGGACCAAAAGCGTTACAATTTCTTCGCCTCGGGCGAATACCTGCGCGACAACGGCTATCTCCCACACAACTGGCTGAACTCATATGTCGGAATCAGCAAGTTCACGATGCAGCCGCTTCCGCGCCTGAAAGTCAAAACCAATGTGTCGGTGGAACAGTCCGATGGAGCCACTTATACCCATCGTGATGTCAACAACCGGTCGTACGATTTCAACCTCGACGGCCTGCCGGTATGGGAGCAGGATGCCTACCTGGTGGGCATGGTGAGCAACTACGCCGTCAATGACTGGTCGATCGCCTCGCTAACCTACAACCAGTTTTACACCGAGCGCCAGAGCGGGCCGGCCCATTTGAAAGGGGTTTACTGGAAAGACTGGCCGGGATACTCCGAGGACGCCAACGGAGTGTACAACGGCACGATCGATGATGACAACTACGGCAGCGATATAGACTGGACCGACCCGATGCAGGTCACCGGCTTCACGGTCGGCGACGATTTCGAGCCGACCTACGCCTACCGGCAGACCCGATACCATTCTCTGTCGGGCAGCTATGTCGCCCAGGTGGACAAGCGTAACCAGATCAAGACCGGGTTTGAGTACCGCCGCTATCACGTGGAATGGGATAAAAAGCAGTTCTATAATGATCAGCCGTACGGTGAAAAGTACTCGAGTCGCCCCAAGTTAGCATCGGTCTATATCGAAGATAAGCTGGAACAGCGCGATTTCGTGGTGAATATCGGCCTGCGCTATGATTACCGCGACGCCGACATCTCCTACAACGCGACGCCGGAGGACACGATCGCGCGATACGAGCAGGCCGAGTCCAAGTCGCGGCTCGCTCCGAGATTGGGCGTGTCGTTCCCGGTCTCTGACCGCACCGCCCTGCACTTCAACTATGGCGTCTACTACCAGGCGCCGCAGTATCGCTTCCTGTACACGAATCTGCAGGGTGACCGCACTAGCGGACTGCCGATCCTGGGCAATCCCAACCTGGAGCCCGAGGAAACTGTCGCCTATGAGATCGGAGCTGATCACATGATCGGTAACCAGCTTCGGCTCGACGTCACTGCTTATTACAAGGATATCGAAGACCTGGTAACCACGCGCGAGGTCGGTCAGCTCTCCACCTATCCGGTGACAAGGTATGTCAACGAGGACTACGGCACAGTAACCGGGTTCGACGTCTCCCTGGAGAAGTTGCCGGTATCCGGGCATCTCAGCGGTTCGATCTCCTACGGCTTCATGATCGCCAAGGGGAACAGCTCCGATGCCAACGAACCGTACTACACATATCTGACCTCGAATACCGATACGCTGCCTCCGCTGTCTCAATACGCCCTTGATTTTGATCAGCGTCATACGGTCACGGCGGTCTTAGACTACCGGGTACCCGCGGGCTGGAAAGGCAACTGGCTGGGCCTGGGGATTCCGGGGGCATGGGGTATTTCAATGGTTGGTTACTTTGGATCCGGGCTGCCTTACTCGCGCACCGATGCCGACGGCAACCGCCTGGGTGAACGAAACGAGAACCGCCTGCCGGCGACATACTCCGTCGACATGCGCTTCAACAAGGACTTCTTCATGGGCCGGGCCGGGCGGATCCTCACGTTCTTCGTCGAGGTCGACAACCTTTTCAATCGCAAGAACGTGCTTGACGTCTACTCCCGCACCGGGCTGCCCGATGATGACGCCAATATCCAGGGCGCGGGGCTTTCGCTCGACGAAGACGAATTGAACAAATACGATGAACTGTTTGATCACGATCCTCAGAACTTCTCTCCGCCGCGGACTATCCGCACGGGGCTGGAGCTCACCTTCTAA
- a CDS encoding PorV/PorQ family protein, producing MKTVISLLIVLALAVPVMAGGNNGGSVGAQFLKIGVGSRYLGMADVGVVTAHDAYAAYWNPAGLVEVENWSLAFTNVNWLVDIDLNYFAAARQYEDVGVFGASVAVLSAGEQEITTVADQDGTGSTYRISSYAIGLSFARQLTHRFAFGMSAKYVGEEIGEVDSRGFGVDFGTMLYTGFNSLRVGMAITNMGPDLRFSGAALKVDYDGQSGNDSDAPVDAELSTRPYNLPLTFRVGMAYDFDFGPRSVLTLAAELNDPSDGRQRGAFGAELGYMERFFLRGGYKLRYEEQGLAVGGGVVAPLGENTRMTIDYAWQDFGRLESTQRFSVGFTF from the coding sequence GTGAAAACCGTAATTAGCCTTCTGATAGTTCTCGCGCTCGCCGTGCCCGTCATGGCGGGCGGAAACAACGGCGGTTCGGTCGGTGCGCAGTTTCTCAAGATCGGCGTGGGTTCGAGATATCTCGGCATGGCCGATGTCGGTGTCGTGACCGCCCATGACGCCTATGCCGCTTATTGGAACCCGGCCGGCCTGGTCGAGGTCGAAAACTGGTCGCTGGCGTTTACTAACGTAAACTGGCTGGTAGATATCGACCTCAACTATTTCGCGGCGGCGCGCCAGTACGAGGATGTCGGTGTGTTCGGCGCCTCGGTGGCGGTTCTCTCCGCCGGTGAGCAGGAAATCACCACGGTTGCGGATCAAGACGGCACCGGCAGCACTTATCGCATTTCGTCCTATGCCATCGGCCTGTCGTTCGCCCGACAACTGACGCACCGGTTTGCATTCGGTATGTCGGCCAAGTATGTCGGGGAGGAAATCGGCGAGGTGGACTCGCGGGGATTCGGGGTGGATTTCGGCACCATGCTCTACACCGGCTTCAACTCTCTGCGGGTGGGTATGGCTATTACCAACATGGGGCCGGATCTGCGCTTCTCCGGAGCGGCGCTGAAAGTCGATTATGACGGTCAGAGCGGCAACGATTCCGACGCGCCGGTCGACGCTGAATTGAGCACGCGGCCGTACAACTTGCCGCTGACTTTCCGAGTCGGCATGGCTTACGACTTTGATTTCGGACCGAGGTCGGTTCTGACCCTGGCCGCCGAACTGAACGACCCCAGCGACGGACGTCAGCGGGGAGCTTTCGGGGCCGAGTTGGGCTACATGGAGCGGTTCTTCCTCCGGGGCGGATACAAGCTCCGGTACGAAGAGCAGGGCCTGGCGGTGGGCGGTGGAGTAGTGGCGCCGCTTGGCGAGAATACACGGATGACTATCGACTACGCCTGGCAGGACTTCGGCCGATTGGAATCAACCCAACGCTTCTCGGTCGGGTTTACTTTCTGA
- a CDS encoding ABC transporter substrate-binding protein, producing the protein MNFAARNILLIALATLCLSSGAVVAASPTVVILSTDTLTATNRTISGARSVIKEKSDSAVVHTVQLSADPAAISGELQSIRSLKPDLLVTVGSGATQIAKDNFPTLPIVFSSVKYPVISGFVQSVGRPGGHVTGASLDIPVEIQFRYFRQIIPNLKRVGVLYTSNTAKLIAPARVIASAMGLELISLEITTPRDLPRALDSLAACAQGLWSVADQNLFDPQSTKFILLNSLRKGLPFMGFSRYVVESGALFALDFDYKAIGRQAGQLAIEILNGAKPGDIPVTTPDIIWFHYNEKTAKHVQVDIPAELVAVAKEVYR; encoded by the coding sequence GTGAACTTCGCCGCTCGCAACATACTCCTCATCGCCCTGGCAACGCTGTGCCTGTCAAGCGGTGCTGTTGTGGCTGCGTCCCCGACCGTGGTGATCCTGTCGACCGACACGCTCACCGCCACCAACCGGACCATCAGCGGCGCCCGTTCCGTTATTAAGGAAAAGAGCGACTCAGCGGTCGTTCATACGGTACAGCTCAGCGCGGACCCGGCGGCCATATCGGGTGAGCTGCAGTCGATCCGTTCGCTGAAACCGGACCTGCTGGTGACCGTGGGCAGCGGCGCGACCCAGATCGCCAAGGATAATTTTCCCACCCTGCCCATTGTCTTTTCCTCCGTGAAGTACCCGGTCATCTCCGGCTTCGTGCAATCCGTTGGTCGTCCCGGCGGCCATGTAACTGGCGCGTCGCTCGATATTCCAGTCGAAATTCAATTTCGGTATTTCCGGCAGATCATACCGAATCTCAAACGAGTCGGCGTGCTGTACACATCGAATACCGCCAAGTTGATCGCCCCTGCACGGGTGATAGCATCGGCCATGGGGCTGGAACTTATCTCTCTGGAAATAACCACCCCCAGAGATCTCCCCCGCGCTCTCGACTCACTGGCAGCCTGCGCGCAGGGACTCTGGTCGGTGGCCGACCAGAACCTGTTCGATCCGCAGTCAACAAAGTTCATTCTGTTGAATTCACTTCGCAAGGGACTCCCCTTCATGGGTTTTTCCCGGTACGTGGTCGAGTCCGGGGCGCTTTTCGCACTCGATTTCGACTACAAGGCCATTGGACGCCAGGCCGGTCAATTGGCGATCGAGATTCTGAACGGAGCCAAACCCGGTGACATCCCGGTCACTACTCCGGATATCATCTGGTTTCACTATAACGAAAAAACCGCCAAGCATGTCCAGGTTGATATTCCGGCCGAGCTGGTGGCTGTCGCCAAGGAGGTCTACCGATGA
- a CDS encoding YbaB/EbfC family nucleoid-associated protein, translated as MSKGGLGNMMKQVQQMQAKMAEIQQQLEQTEIEGSAGGGMVRVVVSGKNEIRSITIDPEVVNPDDVEMLQDLIVAALNLAREKSQEIQQQQMSSLTGGLSLPGLNLPF; from the coding sequence ATGAGCAAGGGCGGCCTGGGCAATATGATGAAACAAGTGCAGCAGATGCAGGCCAAGATGGCTGAAATCCAGCAGCAACTGGAACAAACCGAGATTGAGGGCAGCGCCGGTGGCGGCATGGTGAGGGTCGTGGTCAGCGGCAAGAATGAGATCAGGTCGATTACGATCGATCCCGAAGTTGTCAATCCGGATGATGTCGAGATGCTGCAGGACCTGATTGTGGCCGCGCTCAATCTGGCGCGGGAAAAGTCGCAGGAAATTCAGCAGCAGCAGATGTCCAGTCTCACCGGAGGCCTGAGTCTGCCGGGGCTGAACCTTCCGTTTTGA
- the recR gene encoding recombination mediator RecR has product MFESAGSIERLANWLSRLPGIGRKTAARLAFHILKLPSEEALELADLIREVKEKVSFCSVCYNISETDPCSTCSDQRRRRDVICVVEDAMDAAALNKVDLYRGLYHVLGGRLSPLDGIGPDDLRIKELLHRIDREVKEIIIATNPNVEGEATALYLAKLISPLGPKVTRIARGLPVGSDLEYADSVTLSRALEGRQEMEGE; this is encoded by the coding sequence ATGTTCGAATCCGCCGGATCAATTGAGCGTCTCGCCAACTGGTTGTCGCGCCTGCCCGGAATCGGGCGCAAGACCGCCGCGCGGCTGGCGTTTCACATTCTGAAGCTACCGTCGGAGGAGGCGCTCGAGCTGGCCGACCTGATTCGCGAGGTCAAAGAGAAAGTCAGCTTCTGCTCAGTATGCTATAACATCTCCGAGACCGATCCCTGCTCGACCTGTTCCGACCAAAGGCGTCGTCGTGATGTCATCTGCGTGGTTGAGGACGCGATGGATGCCGCCGCGCTGAACAAAGTCGATCTGTATCGCGGTCTGTATCATGTTCTCGGGGGACGGCTGTCGCCGCTGGATGGAATCGGGCCGGATGATTTGCGCATCAAAGAACTGTTACATCGGATCGACCGCGAAGTCAAAGAAATAATAATTGCCACGAATCCCAACGTGGAGGGGGAGGCGACGGCGCTATACCTTGCCAAATTAATCTCACCGCTGGGACCGAAAGTCACACGGATTGCACGAGGCTTACCGGTGGGCTCGGATTTGGAGTATGCCGATTCGGTGACGCTCTCGCGTGCGCTTGAGGGACGACAGGAGATGGAGGGGGAATAG
- a CDS encoding DNA recombination protein RmuC has translation MEIPSSVLFVLWLAVLLVLVWIAVRLRPGQGDRTAERLESTVAMLKADLISRQADSLLAMRDSIDSANRIINERLAEGTISLDRRMAVLGELESQLGKLAVQASNIENVGKNIQSLSDLLRPPKLRGAVGELLLENILSQILPPAGYETQHCFPDGYRVDAVVKLSGRLLPIDAKFPLEAFERVLKEPEDQNLQKQFAQSLRKHIDDIALKYIRPADQTLDFAIMYIPAEAVYFQLISQNHQDGLEYALSRRVIPSSPGHLYAFLATVAALHSHIAVSALEMGEGSRRLQTGLDQLFEASEQLARYHSRMEGSLRALTAAFERAKSELDQIRLQLEKLRQPFERAESPLSDIAAQRDSEAR, from the coding sequence GTGGAAATACCTTCCTCAGTCCTTTTTGTCCTCTGGCTTGCCGTTCTTCTGGTGCTCGTATGGATAGCCGTCCGCCTGAGACCGGGTCAGGGCGATCGCACCGCCGAGCGCCTTGAGTCCACCGTGGCCATGCTGAAGGCGGATCTTATCTCCCGGCAGGCGGACTCACTCCTGGCTATGCGGGACTCGATCGATTCCGCCAATCGCATCATCAATGAGCGCCTGGCCGAGGGAACGATTAGTCTTGATCGCCGGATGGCCGTTCTGGGAGAACTGGAGAGCCAGCTTGGCAAACTGGCGGTGCAAGCGAGCAATATAGAAAACGTCGGAAAAAACATTCAGTCGCTCTCGGACCTGCTGCGTCCGCCCAAGCTGCGCGGCGCGGTAGGAGAACTGCTGCTTGAAAATATCCTCTCGCAGATTCTGCCTCCCGCCGGTTACGAAACACAGCATTGTTTCCCGGACGGTTACCGGGTGGACGCGGTTGTCAAACTCTCGGGACGACTGTTGCCGATCGATGCGAAGTTCCCTCTCGAAGCTTTCGAGCGCGTGTTGAAAGAACCTGAAGACCAGAATCTGCAGAAGCAGTTCGCTCAGAGTCTGCGGAAGCACATCGATGACATCGCTCTGAAATACATCCGCCCGGCCGACCAAACTCTCGATTTCGCGATCATGTACATTCCGGCCGAGGCCGTATACTTTCAATTGATTTCGCAAAACCACCAGGACGGACTTGAATACGCCCTGTCCCGGCGAGTGATTCCCAGTTCGCCGGGGCATTTGTATGCGTTCCTGGCGACTGTCGCCGCGCTGCACTCGCACATAGCCGTGTCGGCCCTGGAGATGGGCGAGGGGAGTCGCCGGCTGCAAACGGGGCTCGATCAACTCTTCGAAGCGAGTGAGCAGCTGGCGCGTTATCACAGCCGAATGGAAGGGTCGCTGAGGGCTCTGACTGCCGCCTTCGAACGAGCCAAAAGCGAACTTGATCAAATCAGACTGCAACTGGAGAAGCTGCGCCAGCCGTTCGAAAGAGCCGAATCGCCCTTGTCAGATATAGCAGCCCAAAGGGATTCTGAAGCGCGTTGA